tttagcaATTAGAGATACAGAGAATACAGATTTACTTCGTGAAATGATGCAATAAGACTAGATCTTTAGCTTTATGATATTGGGAGAAATTGTCAATTCCAGGCTGACGACTCTCGTCTACACATTTCATCTCCACCGTCCTCCTTCCAAATAGGTGGTATTACGTATTCATTAAGAGGTGATAAAATAAACCAGAACGTTTGGAACGTCCTTGCGTAGTGATATTTTGCGGAGACGGCTCCGGGCGCCGTAAGGGTACGCCGCGCCCTAGGTCAAGGGCGGTGAGTCTCACTGACCTACATCCTCAGTAATATGCCCTTACAAGGTCGCGTAGTCTGCTAGTTCTATATGTCTACTCAACCGTTAAAGCCTgctcttttaatttaaaaaagtacacgTGAAAATCTATAATCGATTATCTTTTCAATCACTGTATCATACTTGTAGCGTTGAGaagaacagttttattttaggaCTGATTTTTCAATTATCAAGTAGAGGTGAACTATAAGTTATAATCTgactaaatatatgtataatatatcaaTTGAACTGTTTTTTACTCTAGTACTAACGCAAGGAAATCGTAAAAGGATATatggcagtggcgaagcgtctacaaacccgattcctaccggcttcccttttaggtttatttacgtttgtcttagtttttgttttctgttaaattggccacgATAAGTTTACCGAAGTATTTGCTTTTTTGtttcgggttaccttttaaaaaatttcacccttcgccactgatatagcGTCGCTGGTACAAGTACAAGGCTGAAGGCTGGAGTATTCGAAACGACGggggtaaaataaaaaaattaactccgaaaactatatatatttcgataactgtgctttttaatttttaagtgttGTTCTTTTAtcctatatataaaatatatccctttAATCTTAGTCTTGTTATTAggtgagtaatttttttaaggcgAGTGAAAACCAACCCTGATTTAAATCACCGACGCTATTCTAAATCTCGTTTGTACTTACGAAACTAAACTATTTGGTTTAAGTTAACACAGTCTAGTCACATTTCTGCGTGCAtgattatttgtatgtatttacaaCCAAGGACTTTAGTGAAGGGTGGCAACAGGTAACTAATTCTcgttaacttttatatttgacaTTGTCGTGACGTTACTTACcgcttttaaaagtaattattgcgatgtttgaaataataacattaataatacagAACAAAAACGGACATTCcgtaaaacattaaatacaactgatatttctaaaattgttcAATGATTTTTACTTATAACTTTACTATACCTATACTCATATAGAAGTCAAATTCTTCCATACTACATAATCAATATGTCGAAATCAAGAGAGGGAAAGTACGTACATTTACCttgtcataaatataaataacagacATATTTTCAAAAGTTGTTTGAGATAAAGgccttaataataatttgttcaaGGTAAGGTAAGTAAACTTATGATTTATTGGGTCTTCTTTGCGGTCGCTTGGTCGGCCGGAAGGTCTTCCGGCCGACCAATAGCCGCTGGGAACTATAGTTCGTACGGAACCGCTAACCCCTGAcctttgtttgtttattttcagcGGGCAAATCCTCTAGGTCCCAATATCATCACGTTCTACCTTTACAACCTTCACAGGTGTACTTTAGAACAATCATCTATTtgacatcaatttttttttaatagaatttgttAATGTAGTTTTAGAAGCTTTCTGTTTGagatttataaaacatacagaaaaaggTAAGATTAAGTATATGCCTACAATATGTTTTCTTTGGTTTGGTTGCTTATTTCTTTATACAATATGgctattgtttcattaatttcataatgaaaatgacaCTAAAATTGTAGATTCCGTGCATATCTTCCTAGAGTGGAACTCATTATAATGCGCAAACAATACTATTAGACAgatcatttaaaaagaaatatttagatggttaaaatttttcaaaatattttcatattaccGCCTAAACTCATGCGCCGTAGCAGAATGCATATTTACTTCAATTGTAGGTCTGCATTTAAAAATCTTCTATTGTCGCCGGGGAAATAAGACCTgagaattaaaaatgaaaacttttcgcgttgatattatattaatagtacATATATGTAAACGATATTTCGATAAATTGCGTAATACCGTTCATGTAGTATGAGCAGAatctttcataaaattatgtttgcgCACTTTGCAGACAATGCCGGTCGGCGCAATACCGCGGAGACCTTGCCGTGACCTTACCCCCTCCCGGGGGGCAAGGGGCACCCTTCACCGCGACTCGCGACCCACCCAGGACACGGTGTTAGCTACGCAACCTTGAACATCAGGGAAGCTTGAATAACTTCCATTTTAAATACTGTCGTtcaatttacatttcaattacAAATGACGTAGGTATGgtatatttacataatcataGCGAATCATAAAACTACATGtgaatacacttataaaaaaaaaacttataactggaaataatatcacattttgattatattatgtaaaagtgTACTGTATTTACAGTATGTAActtgttacaattattatttttaatattatgataaattgtttcattaatttgttattgttaacaaTTACTACAAATATAGTATTGATTGTTTGTCAGGTGCTGTAATATACAGCTCAGCTCAGCTTAGCTCCCCAAGAGTTTGGATAAACAGAGTTTATCTCGCAATCAAGTTCCGTAAACTACTATATAATAACCACATTAATTTTCGAATAaaccattaatttaatattatatttataaaaataggaaGCGTCCTATTAAATTTGCTCAGGTATCCACTATAACAtgcaaattacataattttaactaaatatatattttgaaatttcattattattaaaataaccttATAAGTCATCTTTAAATATGTCGGGTCAGAACTCATATAAATTGTGCCAATATATACGtattaaatatagcaaaaatctaGGTTAATCCGTTGTATATGACTTATCTAATAATTGGACTGTCTGCGATCCCTTCGCCTTCGAGCGACCTACATTCCAGGCCGAAATGTCTGCCATCAAGGACGCCGAGGCTCAGAAACAACAAGCTCACATAATTTACCAGTCCTGTACTACCTGAACCTATATTAGCCAATAgcctttatattaaattttgccaataaattaacaatttatacttGCTCGTGTTGCAAATGCTACTTAATAATATGACTCACATCTATCTGGCCAtatttccgacttacttgatatgtattgttatattatgactaaattacacaaaatcattataaattgtacccTATGTGGTATTCTGATGTAtagtatatttgtattgttCACAAATTGAATGTGAATTAGTacgtctttattttatttttgcaaattaaGATGTTTTTGGTCATGATATTTAAAGTGTTCAttgataaacatttaattaaaatcaaaaccagTCTTATTTATTCAGATAGAGGACTCCTCAGTATACTATTtaacagaatatttttattgcattgtcCCAATATCGTTTTACTTATCcgaaaatatatagaatatgtATACTACTCTACACGAAAAAAAACTCCTCACGAAACATAAGACATttctagataaataaaaaatattgtaattttaaggCCATAGCGAAATATCTCATGTAAATATAGTTCTGACACAttacttttaattgtttttcagCAGATGTTCAACATCTATTGTCTTGTTGTCGTATGTTTGTGAATAATATTTCGTGGAATACAAATATTCGTATCCATTGCAACGTTATATTTCATATCAAATGTTAAATTAGAAGATCAATAGCGAACCGCCaatagtaataacaattaattgtAAATCGCTAATATTGTACGAAGGACTCGGGTGTGCTACGTGTCTACGCGTCTACGCCAAAACCTTGGCTACGAGTTCGTGTGAGCCTCTCACACAGCGGCGAGGAAACTACAAAACAATAGACTCAAAGGATCTCGTAAATCAGACCCACAGGGTCGCGCCTTTTGTTTTCGTATTGATGTATTCTGAGGGAAGAAATTCAGATACCTTGAGACTGTAtaagttattgaaaaaaataacgaGGTTAAGGACATTAACGCGTTTCGATCGTATAATATGTTCCTGATAAATTCATAGAATAAACACACCTAAGTCAAATTAATcacttatgaaaatattatattcccaGGTTAATACAGTACAGTGACATATATTTAcgttatactagcttttgctcgcgacttcgacCTCGTGAAAAaattttcctggataaaagtcccgctatatattttctccaaTAGAAAATTGCCTATgtctttcccagggtctaaataatacattttattgaaatccgttaggtacttttttaatttatcgcgTTTAAACAGGCAGAtagatgcagtgggggacttctattataataatttttttaaagaacattttaagaggaacaattccgatATACATGATTGATGCCTAACTTTAACCGTTTTTGCCGCGCATCTAACGGAAGCTCtcgaaagtaatattttttctccgtttttgcaacacttTTCATTAATACTCCGCTCCTACTAGTTACAGCGTGATGccatatagcctatagccttcctcgataattTGGCTATCTAAcacttaaataacttttaactcGAATTAGTATTTCCTGATATAAGCACATTCAAACAAAAGAAAAGCTTTTCagttttatacaatagtatagattagacgGAAACCTTTGGAAAAAAAGAGTAATATTGAGGTATATAGCGGTAATTCGTTGGTTTCGCACTCGAGGTCTCAAGCGAGGAGTTTGCGATTAATTATCACCACTCACCAGGAAGCAAATTCTGCTATTTATCCGATTAGGCTTATCTATATTTGCCATTTGATCGCATGTCTGGTTATCTCAATACAATACTTATCTACTACGTGagttatcaatttttttaaaattgatcaAGGTATTTAAGTCTTAGTTAAAACATCGTGCTAAAATAGGTTGTCGTTATTATTACACAATGTAAGTGTAATCTGACGCCGTAATCTGACGGCGCAATACTCCGTATCTATTTatgataattacatattttatgctCAGTTTAATTTGTAAACCTTTCTCAGTATAAACTTTTGCAATTCTTGGAACTCGAAACGAATCTGTAAATATACGTTATCAGTATTTTCCGATAGGTGTAGCGCGTATATGCTGCGTGTAGGTAAGTGTTGAATACGCGTGTATCTGTACTGAAGGTCGTGAGCCAGTGACGTTGTGGGGGCTCCAGGCAGGCGCCTCTTATCGCTCTCGGAAAGTCAGCTTATCTTTTCTATAcctaattttttatacaattcgcAAGGTCATGGATTTACGATTATAAGAACATAGTACATTTCATACTTCACATTATGTATTGACAAGTATAGTATAGATCATGTCACAAAATGCCAATTGGTTATTTTATCCATCGGCAACAATACTAGATGCTGTAATAAGCTCGAAAAAagcattaagtacttatataattgtTTCTCCAGAGTGGAGCGTGAATAAAGGTCACGTCCCACGCAAATCTAGGGTGATACCGGGTGTGAGGGATGTCGGTGCGGGGAGTACGGGCACGCGCGGGCACGGTGACCTTGCCCGGCTGTGACTCTGTGACCTTGGAGCCGACTGCCCGCGCCCCCCTCGCACCGCTCACCCGCCGCGCGCCCCTGCCTGCTGCCACCCCGAACCGCCTACGCTCACCCCTCGCTTCCATCTTCCACCGCCCACGCTCTGCCTACACCTCGTGCAAAATTTAATATCCCTACAAATATCGAGGTAGGCGAGGATCGCGGAATTGACGCAACAATATCTCTGATTTAACCGATCGCAATACCTTTACGTTTTCTGGTATGGCTCACTCTAGGTAACAGAATGTAAACTTGTATTAGACACTTTATCACACCGGGTATTacgcaatatatattataacaaataaaatagctTTATATTGATCGTTATAAAAAACGGTAATTCTAAATGAGGTTTCCAATTGTTATTTGTAGATATATTGCTAATATTAAAGCTGTAAAATAAGTGTGTTAGTGTCCTGTTTCCGTGAATCGAAGCGGGGCCAGGGTTTGACCTCGCCGAGACAAGGCCACGGGTAACCTTATTCGGGGTTTTCCGTGTGTCGCCTGAAGGTCTCTGAAATTGACTATTTACAGCGCAATTTACAGTAAAATGTACGGGTTTAATAGGCTTAGCAAAGACAATGTGCTTTTAAAAAGTGTCAGAATAGCTATGTTTTCAAGGATGTGACTACCAAGCTAATAAAAAACTGATGTTTATTCAAAGCGGAGGGAATGACTAAGTAATCCAGTAAACACCGACGTTACGGTTGGACGCTCTATGGAAAATTTGTTAACGTTCTATATCACATAAACCATCTCGATTGCAATTTGCAACAATATGCATCCAATTGCTTATTATCAGCCTTATGAGGCTACACAACTGCTATTAATCTGCTAATATTGTCAATTCTAAATTTGTATGATAAATACCATAAACAGATGTTTAGCACTGTCTTATAATTAAGTCAGCACATTGAGGACGAATTTGTCTAGACATGGATACAATCACTAAAATGAGATCATAAGCGTTTATAGTTCACGAAACCGGCCGCGTCTCACTGTTACAGGAAATCAAGGATTCTACTCAGAGAATCTATCTTAAGTTTTCTAAACAATTGAATATAACTTACGAGATATTTGACGagggtcatatttttttattggaaaatgtTGGCATTTTAGCAATgtaagcatattataaataaataggagATAATGTAGGTGTCATAGTGTGTCGTCGGTCGATGGTGTATTATTCAGTAAACAGCTAAATGTCACAATTAACTTTATGAAAACCATTATGAAaaccaaattaattttgtatcttaattaatatattttttaaatatgcgataagataacaaaaatgttttttgcattatttttatctgcACACAACATAAGGAAACCTTGACCATCGCGGCCTTAAACAATAGTCTCATATcatcatattgttttttaatagatagctTAATACGATACTGTAATATCGCACACAATAATCACGTGCTTGTCGATATCTGCCAAAACCGTAAAATATAGATGCTGGTACAGTTAATAGGTAAACATActatgcaaattaaataaaatcagtaataaattacttaataggAGGTCAGTAATAATATAACGATTAAAGTAACTACATAACGTTTAcctaattagtaattatataagCATTGCATCTGGAAACGAAATACAGCTATGGGTATTATAAAGGGATTAAACGGAATATTTGCTGATGGATTCTGCGGAAAGACGGTGGTACGGCGCAGCGCGTGGTTTGGGGCGGTGGCGGATCGAGGGGTGAGACGGTGCGGCCGGGTGCAGGGTGCAGTGTGCGGCCGGAGGGGGCGGTCGTTGCGCGTGGCATTACACGGGCGGCCGATGCACCGGTACAGAGCGAGTCAAGTGCACGGCCAGCGCGACGCGTAGTGCGCTGTTGCACACGCCGCCATGTGCCATGCGCCCAACATCCGGTCAATAACTTCCCCGCCGATATCCTCTAAAGGGCAAATGGAAACATCCTGATATCTGCGCATTACACTCAAACGCTATTATCAAATGTTAAACTCTgcatagattatatttatatgccatgaaatgatttattttacacGGACGCGTGTAAAGGATTGTTTGTTTTATGCATATTTGCAGATTGTGTCTATCGTTATCTTTGTGATTATGAAGGTCACTGCTGCGTCATCTTTACCGATTTTATTTCTAGAATTCTCTTTGCAGATAACAGTACAGGTTGATTTTCAATGTTAGacgtttgttttataaattttaattaattctttattctGCCACCTGTCAATATgtgttttgattgtatttatggATATTGTATAGGTTTATAGTAATGCTTCAATTAAcagtattttgtttcttttacacTTAGCTCAATAGTGATTAAGTTCTATAActggaaatataataatatcagccttatatattatatattgtctcatCGCTGGACAAGGTCTCTTttactactgagtgggattaggccttattctaTATCGCTGGCCTACGAATGTCGGACTTCATATATCGTCAAAATCCCCGTAGAAAACTCcttaggtatgcagatttcctagcgatgttttcctccaccgcTAAAGTCAGCGATAATTCGCtaagaaaacaatataactttagaaaagtcagaggtgcatgcccttgggttttgaacctgcggacattggtctcggcagtccgttccactcccagtTATGTTATCGCTTGTTCACAATAtatgaattgaaaaatgttggAAAGGTGCATGGTGGACTTATCTAGGTCTCTGCTACTGAGTattcatattattgtatttaacaaCTTCATAAAGGTAAGTTGGTAGAAATCATTTTAACGCTCCCTGCGCCTTCAGTTGTTTGCTAGTGAGGTATGCGTATTGCATATACGGATTTATTTAACTAGTTTTAATTGTTTGGTCTATTTGGAATAAGTATCTGTCATATTGGTGGTACATAATATAAGTGATGTATTGTTAAGCGGAGTGTCAAAAGGAAGTACAGCCAAGTGGTCGGAACTACAGGTGGGCTTCGCACAACGCGGTTCGACGACCGAACGCCCTTCAGCCtccactaatatttaaatacactaCGGAATATTTCAAATGCGGAAACTTTGTGTACAAACATGAGACAAGATAAGGCAAACTGTTAATGCCAATACCTTGATGTCGTGTGGACATTTATCTATCTCGATCATATTTTGATCATGTTGTTGTAACCTGtgaattttattcttttgttttatacgaGTAATACAATAACGTATACAAATTATTGGGtgtaaaatgattatttaagTGATGGATTTACAAACCTTCTGCTTTGTGCTCTGTTAGACTATTATTAAGTTGAAGGCTTGATGTGTATAAATTGTATCGGGTAGAGTTTTAATGGGGAcgtagaaataaaattcaaaaatattttttacatgtttgttttattttaaatcgacAACCTGTCattatattaacaaacaaatGACTGAGCACGCTCACATACGCACatacaatacacacataaacacACCGCGACCGGCGCTGCATTGCATTATAAATTACACTTATAtagtcttaaattatttttcagtcTATTGCGCTCTCCTCGTTCGGCGCCGGCCGCGCACGCACGCGTCCTAAACGAATTatcacatataatatattaaaacgaTCTGCGAACGATTACTATTaactagtttatttaatttaaagtaggtCGGGGTGGGGTGGCGGAGACTTGAGGCTCCGCAGGCCGGCCTCACGCTTCTAACATCTGCGGCATGTAAGTGCGCGGCGGCGAGGGGGACTTTTTGGAGAGGTTCAGCGGCGCGTCGGTGACGTCCACTTGCAGGGCCAGGACGGGCTGCGGCGCCGGGGACGCGCCGCGGTAGCACGTGAGCAGTCCACCCGCGCGCAGCGGGCAGCCCTCCGCCGGCGCGCTCGACTCGCCGCGCCGCATGTACTGCTGGATGATGTCCGTGCGTTTCAGCTGCTCCGGGGTCATACGCGGGCCCTCCATTAAGCTTTTGGCGAGCACAGAATGCGTGGACGAGAGAGACGCGCGCTGCGGCCGTGGCGAGTGGGCAGGGTGCGCCGGGTTGGCTGGGTGCGGATGTTGTGGTTGCGGCGATGGCGTTGGCCGAACTGTGCGCGCCTCTGCCTCCCCAGTGTCACGTCGCAATGCGCGGAATTTCTTGTGCCGTCTGTAAGCTTCATCCATCAACGAAGGAGTGCCTCCGTACAGTGGCGGGGCTTGCAGTACCCGCTTGAGTACCGGCATGTCGTCAGCGGAGACGGGTGGCCGTCTGTCTTCGTTGTGTTCTTCTAGCGAAGATCTTGGGCTCGAGCAACCCGACCCAGTGCCGACTATCCTTTCATGCTTTTCATTTCCGGACTCAATACCTGAATCAGTAGGAGAGTCAAGCTTCCTGTACCGGGGTGGCTGACGAACTGGCGTCACCGTGAGACCATTGTGTGCGAGATGTGCGACGCCGAGAGCTTCCTCATCGACGGAGCCGCGAGAGTCGAGGCGCCGGCGGCCGGCCAGAGTGGCGGCCAGCAGTGGTGTGCCGCAATCTCCTACCGCCTCACCGGATTCACTGCTCGACACCGAGCCGATGGGGCTGCGTGCTAACTCATCAGCTCCTGAATCAACCCATGAAACAGCTTCCTCCTCGCTCCACATTTGTTGTCGTAACAATTCTTTATGTTCCGTGCGGAATACGACAAGTTTTTCCGTGTGGAGTGTGCTAAGAGTGCGTAAGTCGGGAAGAGTGTCCATCAGTTCCCTCAGGAATCCCGGTCGGTCTGGCCTATTCTGTGCGATCACCGTCTGCAGGCACGCTTTGAGTCGCGTGTGCATTCTTTCTACAAGCTCAACGTTGCGAAGACCGGGTCTGTCTGGCGTGATGAGCACTATTGCGCAAAACAGACCAATTTCAGCGTCTGTCAAATTCATAGAGTTCATGCGCTCTGCAAATTTGAAAGTAGAATCGACGAGGAATCTCGCATTGGCACCGCTTTGAATGGAATCTCTCTTCATGAGTTGGCCGTTCAAACAGATTATACTATTGAGCGGCGCATCAAACATGCATATTAGGCGAACAAATAGAGCGTCAAAGAGGCCACTCTTTAGCAGCGTGAATTTGTCATCCTGTGTCAGGAGTTGGAACCCGGGGATGAGGCCGGCGAAGTCAATCACACCACGTATTACGTGCGCAAATCGCTGAGAAAATTCCTTTTCAGATTGTAGTTCTGGTGCCGGGTTCAAGGGGCAAGCCTACAACAAAAGAAAAATGCTTATTAATAATACTGATATTGTTTAAGTTTAAAAGAATCTACTAATTTATCcaacataataacaaaataaataattagggaCATAAGCTTACCAGAGTAGGTTGAGAATAGGTGGGACAGTCGCGGGCACGCGCACGCATGGCAGCAACGCGGTCGCGCGTGAACTCGCAGGTGTCGAGATGGGCGCGCACCACCCGCGCTAGCAGCCTCGGAGCGTCATCCAACTCCGCAGCGGCGGCTTGCTCATGGGCGCGCGAAGTCGACGATTGCTGCATGGCGGCTAAAATGCGCGCCTTCTCGCGCTTGGGCACTCGCCCAAATCGCACCGCTGCAACAATAACAAACGACATTCTACACAACTGACAAAAACATTCAATATAAAACCAGGGGTCAGTGATAGACCGACAGAGTCAACGATCAACGAAGGGGTTGTTGTGCAAGGTCGTGGATAAACATACAGCGGGTTGCAGCTGTCGTCAAATGTGCATGCATGCGGGCGCGCGAACCATGTGCACGCGCAGCTGACGGCGAGAGGGTAGAGTTCATCGGCCGGGGCGTCGGGCACACACGCGAGACACCCCTGTCTGGCGAGCCGTTTAAATCCGTGGGGTTCGACGAACGCGTTGTGTTTAAGTGAACTAGTTTGAATGAAGAGCGACAAAGCGCCGAACGCGAGGTCATACTAAAAAGTGTTACGACTTTCTCGCGCTAGGCACGGTGCGAACCGAAAAGTAACATGCGCCCGAGGCGGGCTTGCCGCTTGCGCCGTTCGTTTTGtgcactgcgcccgcgccgcgccgcgcggtGAAAGTGTTTACGCGCGCAGCTCACGGTTGAAAACGAAAGCGGAGAGCGCCTTCTCGCCATTTCTCTCGACTTTCGCTGCGCAATGTGGGCCGCACCAGATGCATGCTCCCATTGTTCGTCGCTCACggattttattctattttaacgCACCCACATATTGTTGTTTTCGATATTCAACAATTGTAGGGAAGGCATATGTATACTTTTAGTacgtttaataatttatttcatttactttGTCATGTTGTATTACGATCCCTGtttatagatttcattatttatttgaatttataacaatagatttaaactgaaatcaaaattattttgatagatATTTGATCATTGtcttttatgaatgttattattatatattaagataCTGAGAAATGTaagaattaatttcataataatatcttcATTGGTTTAATTGCATTCGACGGACTAAGTTAGTTTGACTTAGAATTTCAATattgttgaaaattaaattaaatgccaATCAGAATTATAGGTATTGCTATTAAATGAACTGAAgcatgtatatttatatatatacacacacagATAATAGCTTTAAAACATTAGTGCTACGCTTGTTGTAGCTTTCGTAGCACAGTGCTACGATACGATAactgttctatatttattaaagaaattgttacttataattgaaatatttaaaataataatgttcacAACAATAATACATACGTGCATTGTGATATTTCACAACCCCGTTGAGGATCCCCTTAAGAATTGGCAAATCTTCTCCCATTTCGGATACCATTAGAGTTTTTCACTAAACTAAGTTCACAGCCAATGGCCACTGATAACTATAATTGGTaactttatgttaattattgacTAAGGTAATTTATTCACTAAGTAGAGTGTCACATATCACACGTAGATTATTTAGAGTATATTCACAAACACTGTAATCCCAAAGAAATTAGTTGCAATCCAATGAGTGAGAGAGCTGATCGCACCGCGTTACAGTCAGCGGCGTACACCAGGCAAGGAGCCGGAGCGGTCACTGTGCGAGAGTGGCGCGGTCTCGAGTCCAACTGGCGAGCGACTTAATAACATAGCGATAGCAATGAGGGCTGACGACCGGTGCGCGGGCCGGACTCCCTCGCACTGCGCCGCGGCGCGCGCCGCGCCAACCTTGAACTTGAcgcgcggggcggcgcggcgcgcggggACGGGGGCCGTCAATAAACTCCGCGCAGGCCCCTGCCCCCGCGAACACTCGACCCCCCCGCCCCGCCCTCCACCGACACCCGCCTCGTCCCTCACAACACCGCAACAGTACCCTGCCTCCCAATCAGCACACGCGTCATCTAACATCTCTAACTTGGCTATGTGACGTGACATGCGAATTTTACGaacttattttgaatttagatttTGGTATTCATGATTTTTTGCTATTACCATACCTAttctctgtaaaaccaataaaagtaaaaaaaaatcgaaggaTCAGAGATTCACGGCCGTTATGTCTTTTTAATTTATCCAATgcttaattaaactaattaaggAAATCACT
This genomic window from Manduca sexta isolate Smith_Timp_Sample1 chromosome 17, JHU_Msex_v1.0, whole genome shotgun sequence contains:
- the LOC115454708 gene encoding ecdysone-inducible protein E75 isoform X2, translated to MRLPRSLLPLPPPLPPTDMTVTECHRHPQLEPSESAEPPQQPPHSDSDVLLGRVLAEFDGTTVLCRVCGDKASGFHYGVHSCEGCKGFFRRSIQQKIQYRPCTKNQQCSILRINRNRCQYCRLKKCIAVGMSRDAVRFGRVPKREKARILAAMQQSSTSRAHEQAAAAELDDAPRLLARVVRAHLDTCEFTRDRVAAMRARARDCPTYSQPTLACPLNPAPELQSEKEFSQRFAHVIRGVIDFAGLIPGFQLLTQDDKFTLLKSGLFDALFVRLICMFDAPLNSIICLNGQLMKRDSIQSGANARFLVDSTFKFAERMNSMNLTDAEIGLFCAIVLITPDRPGLRNVELVERMHTRLKACLQTVIAQNRPDRPGFLRELMDTLPDLRTLSTLHTEKLVVFRTEHKELLRQQMWSEEEAVSWVDSGADELARSPIGSVSSSESGEAVGDCGTPLLAATLAGRRRLDSRGSVDEEALGVAHLAHNGLTVTPVRQPPRYRKLDSPTDSGIESGNEKHERIVGTGSGCSSPRSSLEEHNEDRRPPVSADDMPVLKRVLQAPPLYGGTPSLMDEAYRRHKKFRALRRDTGEAEARTVRPTPSPQPQHPHPANPAHPAHSPRPQRASLSSTHSVLAKSLMEGPRMTPEQLKRTDIIQQYMRRGESSAPAEGCPLRAGGLLTCYRGASPAPQPVLALQVDVTDAPLNLSKKSPSPPRTYMPQMLEA